Proteins encoded together in one Neobacillus sp. FSL H8-0543 window:
- a CDS encoding energy-coupling factor transporter ATPase translates to MEPIIRVENVSFSYKINEKTTVPVLKEVSFSIYPGEYVAIIGHNGSGKSTLSKHLNGLLTPASGDVWVHGINTKDDSKKLDIRKAVGMVFQHPDNQIVATIVEEDVAFGLENIGVPRDEMKKRIDDSLAVVNMSEFRNRPPHHLSGGQKQRVAIAGVLAMQPDCIVFDESTSMLDSFGKDEVLEVMHEMNRKGMTIITVTHRMSEAAEADRIIVVEDGKIVRDGTPREIFKHRKELEELQLDVPAVSQMAEHVHNQLADFPKELIHEDELITEIENYSKAKAEEVR, encoded by the coding sequence ATGGAACCGATTATTCGCGTGGAAAATGTTTCATTTTCCTACAAAATCAATGAAAAAACGACTGTTCCTGTTCTAAAAGAGGTTTCCTTTTCTATTTATCCAGGAGAATATGTTGCCATTATTGGACACAATGGTTCGGGGAAATCAACATTATCCAAGCATTTAAATGGCTTATTAACCCCAGCTTCCGGTGATGTTTGGGTTCACGGCATCAATACCAAAGATGATAGTAAAAAATTAGATATTCGAAAAGCCGTGGGCATGGTTTTTCAGCATCCTGACAATCAAATTGTAGCAACCATTGTCGAGGAAGACGTGGCGTTTGGATTAGAAAATATCGGAGTGCCTCGTGATGAGATGAAGAAGAGAATTGATGACTCTTTAGCTGTCGTTAACATGTCAGAGTTCAGAAACAGACCGCCCCATCATTTGTCAGGCGGTCAAAAACAACGGGTAGCCATCGCAGGTGTATTAGCGATGCAGCCTGATTGCATTGTCTTTGATGAATCAACGAGTATGCTAGATAGTTTCGGTAAAGACGAAGTACTTGAAGTGATGCACGAAATGAATCGCAAAGGGATGACGATCATTACTGTTACCCATCGGATGTCTGAAGCTGCGGAGGCCGATCGAATTATCGTTGTGGAGGACGGGAAAATCGTGAGGGATGGGACGCCGCGTGAGATTTTTAAACATAGGAAAGAGCTGGAAGAATTACAATTAGATGTCCCGGCTGTGAGTCAAATGGCGGAACATGTACATAATCAGTTAGCCGATTTTCCAAAGGAGTTAATCCATGAGGATGAGCTAATTACTGAGATAGAAAATTATAGCAAAGCAAAAGCTGAGGAGGTGCGGTGA
- a CDS encoding energy-coupling factor transporter ATPase — MMTPIIEIENLSHTYMKGTPMEHAALKGTSMVVEEGECIAIIGHTGSGKSTLIQHFNGLIRPDSGKVFIDGEDLSKKKIDMKTLRRKVGLVFQNPEDQIFEKLIGDDIAYGPFKLGLPLKEVRERVKWAMGVVGLDFEEMKDRQTFALSGGQKRKVALAGILALKPKILVLDEPTAGLDPRSRNELLEKIKVLNKVEKLTVIFVSHNMEEVAYLADRVYVMAGGTARLTGTPEEIFTNKEKLQQFKIGTPETVQVLYRLSDLGYKVNTAAFSIREASNEISKILTGEEGKNLG, encoded by the coding sequence GTGATGACTCCTATAATCGAGATAGAGAATTTATCGCATACCTACATGAAAGGAACGCCGATGGAACATGCAGCCTTAAAGGGAACAAGCATGGTTGTCGAAGAGGGCGAATGTATCGCGATAATCGGCCATACTGGTTCAGGGAAATCAACCCTCATTCAACATTTCAATGGCTTAATTAGACCGGATTCAGGAAAAGTGTTCATTGATGGTGAGGATTTATCAAAGAAAAAGATCGATATGAAAACACTTAGAAGAAAGGTCGGACTTGTTTTTCAAAATCCTGAGGATCAGATTTTTGAAAAATTAATTGGTGATGATATAGCTTATGGTCCGTTTAAATTGGGATTGCCGTTAAAAGAGGTGCGTGAACGAGTTAAATGGGCAATGGGTGTTGTCGGTTTGGACTTCGAGGAAATGAAGGATAGACAAACCTTCGCCTTAAGTGGCGGGCAGAAGCGGAAGGTAGCGCTTGCTGGTATTCTAGCATTAAAACCGAAGATATTGGTTCTTGATGAACCAACTGCAGGACTTGACCCTAGGTCGCGTAATGAATTGCTAGAAAAAATTAAAGTTCTAAATAAAGTAGAAAAGTTAACCGTCATTTTTGTTTCACACAATATGGAGGAAGTGGCCTATCTTGCTGATAGGGTTTATGTTATGGCAGGTGGAACGGCAAGGTTGACAGGAACTCCAGAAGAGATTTTTACCAACAAGGAAAAATTGCAGCAATTCAAAATTGGAACGCCAGAAACAGTTCAGGTGCTCTACCGACTCAGTGATCTTGGCTACAAGGTAAATACAGCAGCTTTCTCTATTAGAGAAGCTTCAAATGAAATTAGTAAGATTCTTACCGGAGAAGAGGGGAAGAATCTTGGCTAG